In Spirosoma aureum, a single genomic region encodes these proteins:
- a CDS encoding PKD domain-containing protein, which translates to MRTSTLRLLISHLVLIMLLPAISALGQIGPSIKPKDGRYDICLKEGQTKVTVTILLDVPAGATCTLNNFKIEWDDGKVDQIVYDPNKLELSHEYDVKDFVERCSNDDDKTIKFKQTDNCGSGNPANNSFDITFRNTPRPKFTASPICAGQQITLQNQTCPLSSQNTYSWTFGDQGLPSSSNSHTYANKGTYTATLSVSGVCGTSGPYSAPIEVLEKAKAAIADSGAVKMSNDTAFVCLTSGAILRFDGTNSTGATSYNWNIPGSVTYLDKTNGNSPKPKVQFTRAGDYTVTLSVDNPCRIPSQIKLVVRVLDLPSPTLKSQPNVCEPFTYTVANPISGATYTLNGQPFDPIVGVPLALTSTPYVVSASTANLCGSRPVSITFFVNKPSDVKITSLPKSSTVCANSNPIKLKADQPGGTWTLKNTISGIQLNARAGDTTLIVGGSGTVQLEYSLGQGACRVTDQVEVTVSGVGVSASNITACASEGRVKLSGSPAGGTWTTTDCSGCIRNDSLILGGLTSNLLRFTYQVSNAGGCQASANFTVTVGQPKAAFSITGQCSDKPVTVNNTSTGADTYEWIVNSMTIATGRQPALTLPAGPQTVTLRVKSGGCQNESQQVVTLTAPPPTVILTPNNPAGCAPLAVTFAVNGTAQAGVTYRWNYGDGVTATDFTATGHTYQNAGQTTRTYTATLTAANGCGSQTATAGLTVRPLAFAEIGVDSTNVRCTPATIRFSNRSVGQGQTSLWDFGDGSSRQTTQDTILHLFSARDSARTFRVSLIVQNSCGRDTDAVSIRVYPSLVRPLFNLSNARPCAGEAIQFTDATVPRPTSWVWRFSDGTTETSPNPQHRFPEANKTYTITLIAYTPCGYDSLRRTIQTTTPPPASFALAAPYVCRGLSVAFTNKSNPANRFRWNFGDGSPIDSVNFSPKHTFSGTQTNYNVTLTVIGATPGCSSTLAQPVSVRDAPKPDFSIEGGADVCTPGPVRLISTDPNATQFRWQLSNGQVLTTPKPELALPPGRYDVKLTVSYDQGVCADSSSRPDAINVLPCEVVAPEAFTPNSDGIGDTWTLFGDTGVTRIVRLRIWNRWGEIIFDASDIPLNSSNPGECWDGTNRGVRMPTGQYPYEADVILRGENHQKRVGSIALIR; encoded by the coding sequence TTGGGTCAGATCGGGCCATCGATTAAACCGAAAGATGGCCGCTACGACATCTGCCTGAAAGAAGGTCAGACCAAAGTTACAGTTACAATTCTCCTCGATGTTCCGGCAGGGGCCACCTGTACCCTCAACAACTTTAAGATCGAATGGGACGATGGCAAAGTCGATCAGATCGTTTATGATCCGAATAAACTGGAGCTATCGCATGAGTACGATGTTAAAGATTTCGTTGAACGATGCTCGAATGACGACGACAAAACCATAAAATTTAAGCAGACCGATAATTGCGGCTCGGGAAATCCAGCCAACAACAGTTTCGACATTACCTTCCGAAATACGCCACGGCCCAAATTTACAGCCTCACCCATTTGTGCTGGTCAACAAATTACCCTCCAGAACCAGACTTGTCCACTCAGCAGTCAGAACACTTACTCCTGGACTTTTGGTGACCAGGGTCTACCCAGTTCCAGCAACAGCCACACCTATGCCAACAAAGGCACATATACGGCAACGTTAAGTGTATCGGGTGTTTGTGGAACCAGCGGCCCTTATTCTGCACCGATAGAGGTCCTGGAAAAAGCAAAAGCGGCTATTGCCGATTCAGGAGCTGTCAAAATGAGTAACGATACGGCATTCGTTTGCCTGACCAGCGGAGCAATCCTGCGCTTCGATGGGACAAATTCTACCGGAGCTACCAGCTATAACTGGAACATTCCGGGATCAGTTACTTATCTGGATAAAACCAACGGCAATTCCCCTAAGCCTAAGGTACAGTTTACCAGAGCGGGCGATTATACAGTAACGCTTAGTGTGGATAATCCATGTCGTATTCCAAGTCAGATCAAACTTGTTGTGCGGGTGTTGGACTTACCAAGTCCCACGCTAAAATCGCAGCCCAATGTTTGTGAACCCTTCACTTATACCGTCGCAAATCCTATTTCCGGCGCTACTTACACGCTCAATGGGCAGCCTTTTGACCCCATTGTAGGCGTCCCATTAGCACTCACGTCAACGCCCTATGTTGTTTCGGCCTCCACAGCAAATCTCTGTGGTTCCCGGCCTGTTTCAATTACATTTTTTGTCAACAAACCCAGCGATGTTAAGATAACCTCGTTACCAAAATCATCTACCGTCTGTGCAAACAGTAATCCGATAAAGCTAAAGGCGGATCAACCCGGTGGAACCTGGACCCTGAAAAATACCATATCGGGCATACAACTTAATGCAAGGGCAGGCGATACAACGCTGATCGTTGGCGGTAGCGGCACGGTCCAGCTCGAATATTCACTTGGTCAGGGCGCCTGCCGCGTAACTGACCAGGTTGAGGTGACAGTTTCGGGCGTTGGCGTTTCGGCCAGTAACATTACAGCCTGCGCCAGCGAAGGGCGAGTCAAGCTATCGGGTAGCCCGGCGGGAGGAACCTGGACAACGACTGATTGCTCGGGTTGTATACGGAACGATTCGCTCATATTAGGCGGCCTGACGAGCAACCTGCTGCGATTTACGTATCAGGTAAGCAATGCGGGTGGCTGTCAGGCTTCAGCTAATTTTACGGTTACAGTGGGACAACCCAAGGCCGCGTTTTCAATCACTGGTCAATGCAGCGATAAACCGGTCACTGTCAATAACACCTCAACAGGAGCCGACACCTATGAGTGGATCGTCAATAGTATGACCATCGCAACTGGTCGGCAACCAGCATTAACCTTACCGGCTGGTCCTCAAACGGTAACCTTGCGGGTTAAATCCGGGGGTTGCCAGAACGAATCCCAGCAGGTCGTAACCCTAACGGCTCCCCCTCCTACCGTGATCCTCACCCCAAATAATCCAGCGGGCTGCGCGCCCCTGGCCGTTACGTTCGCTGTCAATGGAACTGCTCAGGCCGGTGTTACCTACCGCTGGAATTATGGCGACGGCGTGACCGCCACTGATTTCACCGCCACAGGTCATACCTACCAGAACGCGGGGCAAACGACCCGAACCTACACGGCAACTTTAACAGCAGCTAACGGATGCGGTTCGCAAACCGCGACCGCCGGTCTTACCGTTCGACCACTTGCCTTTGCGGAAATTGGCGTCGATTCGACCAATGTTCGCTGCACACCCGCAACCATCCGTTTCTCGAACCGCTCCGTTGGCCAGGGACAAACCAGCCTGTGGGATTTTGGGGATGGTTCTTCCCGCCAAACCACGCAGGATACTATTTTGCACCTCTTCTCGGCCCGCGATTCTGCCCGAACCTTTCGGGTGAGCCTTATTGTCCAGAACAGTTGTGGCCGCGATACGGATGCCGTTTCGATTCGGGTTTATCCGAGTCTTGTGCGCCCCCTGTTTAACCTGTCGAATGCTCGCCCGTGTGCGGGAGAAGCGATTCAGTTTACGGATGCAACCGTTCCGCGCCCAACGTCCTGGGTATGGCGGTTCAGCGATGGAACCACAGAAACAAGCCCGAATCCCCAACATCGTTTCCCCGAAGCAAATAAAACCTATACGATCACCCTGATCGCGTATACACCCTGCGGTTATGATTCCCTACGTCGAACCATCCAGACAACAACTCCTCCACCGGCGAGTTTCGCCCTGGCAGCTCCGTATGTGTGCCGTGGTCTGTCGGTCGCTTTCACGAATAAAAGCAATCCGGCGAATCGGTTCCGCTGGAATTTTGGCGATGGCTCCCCCATCGATTCCGTCAACTTTTCCCCTAAGCACACGTTTTCCGGAACACAAACCAATTACAACGTTACGCTAACTGTTATAGGCGCTACACCCGGTTGTTCCTCTACATTAGCCCAACCAGTCAGTGTTCGGGATGCGCCAAAACCCGATTTTAGCATTGAAGGCGGAGCCGATGTATGTACACCTGGCCCTGTTCGGCTTATTAGCACCGACCCCAATGCCACGCAATTCCGCTGGCAACTCAGTAATGGTCAGGTCCTGACAACACCCAAACCAGAGTTGGCGCTACCACCAGGCCGCTATGATGTCAAATTGACCGTCAGCTACGATCAGGGTGTTTGTGCCGATTCAAGCAGTCGCCCGGACGCCATAAATGTACTGCCCTGCGAAGTTGTGGCACCCGAAGCGTTTACCCCCAATTCGGATGGAATTGGCGATACCTGGACACTCTTCGGCGACACGGGCGTAACGCGTATTGTACGACTGCGCATCTGGAATCGATGGGGCGAAATTATTTTCGACGCCAGTGATATTCCCCTAAACAGCAGTAATCCAGGAGAATGTTGGGACGGAACGAATCGGGGGGTTCGGATGCCAACGGGACAATACCCTTACGAAGCCGATGTTATCCTCCGGGGGGAAAATCACCAAAAACGAGTAGGCAGCATTGCACTGATACGCTGA
- a CDS encoding sulfite exporter TauE/SafE family protein, translating into MNSQDETELASTGATVAPTALPFDLNGLKINLQGNLNQTEAQAIALRAAFPDAEIITTTDSPPRFKQPLLRRRTRTEIAIYVFAALALMIVGHLLFSYFTLDRLTLLANDIDLTPDIFYFILAGFVAQMIDGALGMAYGVTATTFLTSVGISPVFATASVHSSEIFTSGVSGYMHLKFGNVNSRLFKIVLIPGVIGAALGAFLITKLADLEVVSKYLSPAISVYTAILGILILQKALVKRTKKKPVRQIGLLAWFGGFVDAIGGGGWGPIVNTTLIASGRHPRYTIGSVNLAEFFVSFASSVVFALYAGLGNYGLVILGLILGGMIAAPIAAILSQKLPVKTMMILVGIVVILVSLRKIILFF; encoded by the coding sequence ATGAATAGTCAGGACGAGACCGAACTGGCATCAACCGGAGCAACCGTCGCACCGACCGCACTTCCATTTGATCTAAACGGCTTAAAAATCAACTTACAGGGCAACCTGAATCAGACTGAAGCCCAAGCTATTGCGCTTCGGGCTGCTTTTCCTGACGCAGAGATCATAACCACGACCGATTCTCCTCCCCGATTTAAGCAACCATTACTTCGACGTCGCACCCGCACCGAAATTGCGATCTACGTTTTCGCAGCACTCGCTCTGATGATCGTTGGTCATTTGCTCTTCAGCTATTTTACGCTGGACCGTTTGACGTTGCTTGCCAATGATATCGACCTTACTCCCGACATTTTCTATTTTATACTGGCGGGTTTTGTAGCCCAAATGATTGATGGGGCGCTGGGTATGGCCTACGGCGTGACGGCCACCACTTTTCTAACCAGCGTAGGAATCAGTCCGGTTTTTGCAACAGCCAGTGTACACAGCTCTGAAATTTTCACCTCGGGTGTTTCGGGCTATATGCACCTGAAATTTGGCAACGTAAATAGTCGGTTGTTTAAAATTGTGCTCATTCCAGGTGTCATTGGAGCAGCGCTCGGAGCTTTTCTGATCACCAAACTGGCTGACCTGGAAGTAGTGTCCAAGTATCTCTCTCCTGCAATTTCAGTCTATACCGCCATTTTAGGTATTCTTATTCTCCAAAAAGCCCTTGTCAAACGGACGAAGAAAAAACCGGTTCGTCAAATTGGGCTGCTGGCCTGGTTTGGTGGTTTTGTCGACGCCATTGGTGGAGGAGGCTGGGGGCCAATTGTGAACACAACGCTGATTGCTTCGGGACGACACCCTCGGTATACCATCGGCTCAGTCAACCTGGCCGAGTTTTTTGTGTCCTTTGCCTCATCAGTCGTATTTGCACTCTACGCCGGACTAGGGAATTATGGCCTTGTTATTTTAGGTTTGATTCTCGGTGGTATGATTGCGGCTCCCATTGCGGCTATTCTGTCGCAGAAACTACCCGTTAAAACGATGATGATTTTAGTCGGAATCGTGGTGATTTTGGTAAGTTTGCGCAAAATTATTCTATTCTTTTAG
- a CDS encoding trans-sulfuration enzyme family protein, with protein MKKQTKAIRTQAQKSQNREHSVPLYLTSSFAFESAEQGKALFEETEEGNIYSRFSNPNVTEFVDKVCMLENAEDGIATGTGMAAVFASMAGLLKSGDHLVACRALFGSAHQIITQILSKWGITHTYVDATASEAEWEAAMQPNTRMVYLETPSNPGLELVDLEMLSRLKKKYGFILNVDNCFATPILQTPIDFGADLSIHSATKFMDGQGRVLGGIVVGSKELIQPIRFFARHTGPSLSPFNAWILSKSLETLDLRMERHCRNALQLAEALDTHAEVERVLYPFLPSHPQYDLAKRQMSAGGAIVTIELEGGFERVKAFFDALTIPTLSSNLGDSRTIVTNPNTTTHAKLKPDEKAALGITPGLIRISVGLEAIEDLIEDFTQAVEKSAEVVKEKVA; from the coding sequence ATGAAAAAACAAACCAAAGCCATCCGTACTCAGGCGCAGAAATCGCAAAATCGCGAACATTCTGTACCGCTGTATCTAACATCAAGTTTTGCCTTCGAAAGTGCCGAACAGGGAAAAGCCTTGTTTGAAGAAACCGAAGAAGGCAATATTTACTCGCGCTTCTCGAACCCGAACGTGACCGAGTTTGTCGATAAGGTCTGCATGTTGGAAAATGCCGAAGATGGCATTGCCACCGGTACGGGCATGGCGGCCGTGTTTGCGAGTATGGCTGGTTTATTAAAATCAGGTGATCATCTGGTGGCCTGTCGGGCCTTGTTCGGATCGGCCCATCAGATCATCACGCAGATTCTCAGCAAATGGGGCATTACACATACCTATGTAGACGCCACAGCCTCCGAAGCGGAATGGGAAGCTGCCATGCAACCCAACACCCGGATGGTCTACCTGGAAACTCCCTCGAATCCAGGTCTTGAACTGGTTGATCTGGAAATGCTGAGCCGATTGAAAAAGAAATACGGCTTTATTCTGAACGTCGACAATTGCTTTGCCACTCCCATTCTGCAAACCCCAATTGATTTTGGCGCCGATTTATCGATTCATTCGGCTACCAAATTTATGGATGGTCAGGGACGTGTACTGGGTGGTATCGTTGTTGGCTCAAAAGAATTGATTCAGCCGATTCGGTTCTTTGCGCGGCATACGGGGCCGTCGCTATCTCCGTTTAATGCCTGGATCTTATCGAAAAGTCTGGAAACGCTTGATTTACGTATGGAGCGTCATTGTCGCAATGCGCTGCAACTGGCCGAAGCGCTGGATACACACGCCGAAGTTGAACGGGTGCTGTATCCATTCCTTCCCTCCCATCCACAATATGATCTGGCCAAGCGGCAGATGAGCGCGGGTGGCGCCATTGTAACGATCGAGCTTGAAGGTGGATTCGAGCGTGTGAAAGCATTCTTCGATGCATTGACTATTCCTACCCTTTCATCAAATCTCGGCGATTCGCGTACCATTGTAACGAACCCGAACACAACGACACATGCCAAATTGAAGCCTGACGAAAAGGCTGCCTTAGGTATTACGCCGGGCCTCATTCGTATTTCGGTGGGTCTGGAAGCGATTGAGGATCTGATCGAGGATTTCACGCAGGCAGTAGAAAAATCTGCCGAAGTGGTTAAAGAGAAAGTCGCCTAA
- a CDS encoding phosphoadenylyl-sulfate reductase produces MIAEPTTYTLESLAGRLHGLSNIEALRTLSELFPGEVIFSTSLGYEDQVITDLILANDIPIKIFTLDTGRMFSETYSVWKKTNDRYDAKIEAYFPKADAVETLMTTKGPYSFYDSVENRKECCGIRKIEPLNRALKGQKIWITGIRAEQSANRQTMTQLEWDDSHSLFKFHPLMDWTFEEVKQYVKDHNVPYNPLHDRGFVSIGCQPCTRAIQPGEDFRAGRWWWEDNSKKECGLHVK; encoded by the coding sequence ATGATTGCCGAACCTACCACCTATACGCTCGAAAGTCTGGCCGGGCGATTACACGGCCTGAGCAATATTGAAGCACTGCGAACACTGTCCGAGCTATTTCCGGGCGAGGTTATTTTTTCGACTAGTCTGGGTTACGAAGATCAGGTCATAACAGACCTGATTCTGGCCAATGATATTCCTATCAAGATTTTCACCCTTGATACGGGTCGGATGTTTTCAGAAACTTACTCAGTCTGGAAGAAAACGAACGACCGGTATGATGCAAAGATTGAAGCCTACTTCCCGAAAGCGGATGCCGTTGAGACATTAATGACGACAAAAGGCCCATACAGCTTTTATGACTCGGTCGAGAATCGGAAAGAGTGTTGCGGTATTCGTAAAATAGAACCATTGAACCGGGCACTGAAAGGGCAGAAAATCTGGATTACGGGCATTCGGGCCGAACAGTCGGCTAACCGACAGACCATGACCCAACTCGAATGGGACGATTCTCACAGCCTCTTTAAATTTCATCCGCTGATGGACTGGACGTTTGAGGAGGTGAAACAATACGTAAAAGACCATAACGTACCATATAACCCGCTCCATGACCGGGGTTTCGTCAGTATCGGTTGTCAGCCCTGTACCCGCGCCATTCAACCCGGCGAAGATTTCCGTGCTGGCCGCTGGTGGTGGGAAGATAACTCGAAGAAAGAGTGTGGATTACATGTTAAATGA
- the cysD gene encoding sulfate adenylyltransferase subunit CysD has product MKLDYLDQLESEAIHIMREVAGQFERPALLFSGGKDSITLVHLALKAFRPGKFPFPLVHIDTGHNFQEALDYRDNLAERFGEKLIVRYVEDTIREKKLKEPTGRNATRNGLQTFTLLDTIEEFEFDACIGGARRDEEKARAKERVFSVRDEFGSWDPKRQRPELWNLYNGRIHKGENVRVFPISNWTELDVWNYIRREKIELPSIYFAHERELLIRDGKLMATAGGVIKPEADDQLVTRRVRFRTVGDISCTAASESQADTLDAVIDEIQATRISERGETRMDDQLSEAAMEDRKKGGYF; this is encoded by the coding sequence ATGAAACTCGATTATTTAGATCAGCTCGAATCCGAAGCCATCCACATTATGCGGGAGGTTGCCGGTCAATTTGAGCGTCCCGCGCTGCTGTTTTCGGGTGGCAAGGATTCCATTACCCTGGTCCATCTTGCCTTGAAAGCCTTCAGACCGGGGAAATTTCCGTTTCCACTCGTGCACATCGATACGGGCCATAACTTTCAGGAAGCACTCGATTACCGCGATAACCTGGCCGAACGGTTCGGCGAAAAACTCATTGTCCGGTACGTTGAGGACACGATCCGCGAGAAAAAACTCAAGGAGCCAACGGGCCGGAATGCGACCCGAAACGGCCTGCAAACCTTCACTTTGCTCGATACCATTGAAGAATTTGAATTCGATGCCTGTATTGGAGGTGCACGACGCGACGAAGAGAAAGCACGGGCTAAGGAGCGCGTTTTCTCTGTACGGGATGAGTTTGGCTCCTGGGATCCGAAACGCCAGCGTCCTGAACTTTGGAACTTATACAATGGACGGATACATAAGGGCGAAAATGTGCGTGTATTCCCGATCTCGAACTGGACTGAACTTGACGTCTGGAATTACATCCGGCGCGAAAAGATCGAATTGCCCAGCATTTATTTCGCTCATGAACGCGAATTACTCATCCGCGATGGTAAACTAATGGCCACTGCCGGTGGAGTTATCAAACCCGAAGCCGATGATCAGCTCGTGACCCGGCGTGTGCGCTTCCGCACAGTGGGTGATATTTCCTGCACGGCGGCTTCTGAATCGCAGGCCGATACGCTCGACGCAGTTATAGACGAAATTCAGGCTACGCGCATCTCCGAACGGGGCGAAACCCGCATGGATGATCAACTCAGCGAAGCAGCCATGGAAGACCGCAAAAAAGGCGGCTATTTTTAA
- a CDS encoding sulfate adenylyltransferase subunit 1 produces the protein MDLLRFITAGSVDDGKSTLIGRLLYDSKSILADQLEAIERASKSRDDGEIDLALLTDGLRSEREQGITIDVAYRYFQTPKRKFIIVDAPGHIQYTRNMVTGASNCQLAIVLVDARHGVAEQTRRHSLIASLLGIPHIVVAINKMDLVGYSQNVFSDICIQYAELAKKLNVHHVTYIPMSALNGDNVVDRSETMPWYEGQTLLEHLETVVIDDDANGETEDHHPGRFPVQYVIRPQTAELHDYRGYAGKITSGIFRKGDAITVLPSGETSTIDAIEIAETQLDEAVTPMSVVLHLATDVDISRGDLIVRSDIQPISSQTVEAMLCWMDTKEFKVGNKYVLQVGTSRTRCSVRSIAYQLNINTYEEIDGVDSLKLNDLAKVVLRTAQPISFDPYQKNRATGGAILIDETSNVTVGALMLVGEA, from the coding sequence ATGGATCTTTTACGATTTATAACCGCCGGTTCGGTAGACGACGGCAAAAGTACGCTCATCGGGCGGCTTCTTTACGATTCTAAATCCATTCTGGCCGACCAGCTCGAAGCGATCGAACGAGCCAGCAAAAGCCGCGACGACGGCGAAATTGACCTGGCCTTGTTGACCGATGGCCTTCGCTCGGAGCGCGAACAGGGGATTACGATCGACGTCGCTTATCGCTATTTCCAGACACCGAAACGGAAGTTCATCATTGTGGACGCGCCGGGTCATATTCAGTATACCCGCAACATGGTGACGGGTGCATCGAACTGTCAGTTAGCTATTGTTCTGGTCGACGCCCGGCATGGCGTGGCTGAACAGACCCGTCGGCATTCGCTGATTGCTTCGCTTCTTGGCATTCCGCACATTGTTGTGGCAATCAATAAGATGGATCTGGTTGGCTATTCTCAGAATGTGTTCTCCGATATCTGCATTCAGTACGCTGAGCTAGCGAAAAAGCTGAATGTTCATCATGTCACATACATTCCAATGAGTGCGCTCAATGGCGATAATGTTGTCGATCGGTCAGAAACGATGCCCTGGTATGAAGGCCAGACTTTACTTGAACACCTGGAAACGGTAGTGATCGATGACGATGCCAACGGAGAGACGGAAGATCATCATCCGGGTCGTTTTCCAGTTCAGTATGTGATCCGCCCACAAACTGCCGAGTTACACGATTATCGGGGCTATGCGGGTAAAATAACCAGTGGTATCTTTCGCAAAGGCGATGCAATCACGGTATTACCTTCCGGAGAAACATCGACTATTGATGCCATCGAAATAGCTGAAACCCAGCTGGATGAGGCCGTTACGCCGATGTCAGTTGTTTTACACCTGGCAACGGATGTCGATATTAGCCGGGGCGACCTCATCGTACGATCCGATATCCAACCTATCAGTAGCCAGACTGTCGAAGCAATGCTTTGCTGGATGGATACCAAAGAGTTTAAGGTTGGTAATAAATACGTTTTACAGGTGGGCACTTCCCGGACACGTTGCTCCGTACGGTCAATTGCCTATCAACTAAACATCAATACATACGAAGAAATCGATGGCGTAGATAGCCTCAAATTGAACGATTTAGCCAAGGTAGTTCTCCGTACAGCCCAGCCCATAAGTTTCGATCCGTATCAAAAAAACCGCGCTACAGGCGGAGCCATCCTGATTGATGAGACCTCGAATGTAACTGTGGGCGCATTGATGCTTGTGGGCGAAGCCTAG
- a CDS encoding GAF domain-containing protein: MNLFAFPDAPFQVQLCFDPIITNLEKKAAETTGEESRGVLDLLDKLSAYPELRNGITKASQITQNTELISSLLADYFPAALTLNEIKAVNVPYSGIIFNHTQRFKNILNAAGPDFTINIRDFEENQFYISSCCLILNQHYNTQLDFSKPLFFDIPTRDGIIKHYRILYNGDFLEILPTEKAIKLSQDDISLLLDRYNDLDLWKEKFPKESWLLKGFAIMTLFDATVENAVSLFKEKLLGLSAVDFHINIESIFQSIFQIPDLKVGFSLFKSDQYRFTRAAFGHPMFSFIVANGHSYTAEDELGSYTYHSLVYERVYVAASNTADFLAEHPESQLASRFLSQNIHSFILAPVVKNQVLLGVLEIGSPLPQKLNSVNANKLEVIMSFLTDTVERLIAQMENQIQAIIQDRFTAIHPSVNWKFRAEAQRLIEVSQSGALSAVSEITFPAVYPLYGQIDVKGSSEARNESVQHDLQQQLKTLVTLLEGLSVQLPAESGYFQEAQQQLSDFLTELSMGMKASTEQHITMYIERTIHNRLRQLASADLLPEINAYFAETIKEKGTFHACRRRYETTMSRINDTLADLLDKRQSEAQAIFPHYYERFKTDGVEHNLYVGQSIAPTHEFDEEKLNQLRLWQLRVLCEQFIAHQQLLPSLPYPLEVTALVLVYPSTIGIRFRMDEKRFDVDGSYNVRYEIVKKRIDKALINGTTERITQAGHLSIVYINDADELAYTYYLRQLQQLNLLEEEITNVEVEDLQGISGLKLLRAKLKYEGVVRLSVS; the protein is encoded by the coding sequence ATGAACCTATTCGCTTTCCCGGACGCTCCATTTCAGGTACAATTGTGTTTCGATCCGATCATTACGAATCTGGAAAAGAAGGCTGCCGAAACCACTGGTGAAGAATCTCGCGGGGTACTAGATTTACTTGATAAACTCTCCGCTTATCCCGAACTGCGAAACGGAATCACAAAAGCTTCTCAGATTACGCAGAATACCGAGCTGATTAGCAGCCTATTGGCCGATTATTTCCCGGCCGCTCTGACGCTGAATGAAATTAAGGCCGTCAACGTCCCCTATTCTGGAATTATTTTCAACCACACCCAGCGATTCAAAAACATTCTTAACGCGGCCGGGCCAGACTTTACAATCAATATCCGGGATTTCGAGGAGAATCAATTTTATATTAGCAGTTGCTGTCTTATCCTGAATCAACACTATAACACCCAGCTCGATTTCAGTAAGCCCCTGTTCTTTGATATTCCAACCAGAGATGGCATCATTAAGCATTACCGAATTCTGTATAATGGTGATTTTCTGGAGATACTTCCTACTGAAAAGGCAATAAAGCTTTCGCAGGACGATATTAGCCTTTTATTAGACAGGTATAATGACCTGGATTTGTGGAAAGAGAAATTTCCTAAAGAGAGTTGGCTTCTGAAAGGTTTTGCAATCATGACTCTTTTCGATGCCACAGTTGAGAACGCGGTTTCCTTATTTAAAGAGAAATTACTGGGATTAAGTGCAGTCGATTTTCATATTAATATTGAGTCAATCTTCCAGTCAATTTTCCAGATTCCCGATCTTAAAGTTGGGTTTTCACTCTTTAAATCAGACCAATACCGATTTACGAGGGCCGCTTTTGGGCACCCTATGTTTAGTTTTATCGTAGCCAATGGTCATTCTTATACAGCCGAAGATGAGTTAGGTTCCTACACGTATCATAGCCTGGTTTATGAGCGAGTATACGTTGCCGCGTCAAATACTGCCGACTTTCTGGCCGAACATCCTGAGAGTCAGTTAGCGAGTCGCTTTTTATCCCAAAATATTCATAGTTTTATTCTTGCTCCAGTTGTTAAAAATCAAGTTTTATTAGGTGTTCTGGAGATTGGTTCGCCTTTGCCCCAAAAGCTCAATAGTGTCAATGCCAACAAGCTGGAGGTAATTATGTCTTTTTTAACGGACACCGTTGAACGGCTGATTGCCCAGATGGAAAACCAGATTCAGGCCATTATTCAGGACAGGTTTACGGCTATTCACCCCAGCGTCAACTGGAAATTCAGGGCCGAGGCACAACGACTTATTGAAGTTTCGCAATCGGGTGCCCTCTCAGCCGTGAGCGAAATCACCTTTCCGGCCGTATACCCCCTCTATGGACAGATCGATGTGAAAGGCTCATCGGAAGCACGGAACGAGAGTGTTCAGCATGATCTGCAACAACAGCTTAAAACACTGGTTACACTTTTAGAAGGACTAAGCGTGCAATTACCAGCTGAGTCTGGCTATTTCCAGGAAGCGCAGCAGCAATTATCGGATTTCCTGACTGAGCTTTCGATGGGTATGAAAGCCAGCACGGAACAGCACATTACGATGTATATAGAACGAACTATTCATAATCGTTTACGGCAACTGGCCAGTGCTGACCTATTGCCCGAAATAAATGCTTATTTCGCTGAAACAATTAAGGAAAAAGGGACCTTTCATGCCTGTCGCCGACGGTATGAAACGACTATGTCAAGAATTAACGATACTCTGGCCGACCTGCTCGATAAGCGGCAATCAGAAGCCCAGGCCATTTTTCCCCATTATTACGAGCGATTTAAAACCGATGGCGTTGAGCATAATTTATATGTTGGCCAATCCATTGCCCCTACCCATGAATTTGACGAAGAAAAGCTGAATCAGTTACGGTTGTGGCAGCTTCGCGTACTTTGTGAACAGTTCATAGCTCACCAGCAACTTTTGCCTAGTTTACCTTATCCGCTGGAGGTAACGGCACTGGTTCTGGTCTACCCGTCAACGATCGGGATACGATTTCGTATGGATGAAAAGCGATTTGATGTCGATGGAAGTTATAATGTGCGCTATGAAATCGTTAAGAAACGCATCGATAAAGCGCTTATAAATGGAACGACCGAACGAATAACGCAGGCTGGTCATCTTTCTATTGTTTATATTAATGACGCCGATGAACTGGCTTATACTTATTATCTTCGCCAGTTGCAGCAACTGAACCTGCTGGAAGAAGAGATAACAAACGTTGAGGTTGAAGATTTGCAGGGAATCTCCGGGCTAAAACTGTTACGGGCTAAACTAAAATACGAGGGAGTTGTACGTTTATCCGTTAGTTAA